From a region of the Drosophila virilis strain 15010-1051.87 chromosome 3, Dvir_AGI_RSII-ME, whole genome shotgun sequence genome:
- the LOC6624088 gene encoding protein ST7 homolog, producing the protein MWDSSMFLSTLTPKFYVALTGTSSLISGLILIFEWWYFRKYGTSFIEQVSINHISPWINGNDAQSDNGSGSSTSSGSSSSSSGGGNGGGGGNGAGGGGNSTTSTGTPECKVWRNPLNLFRGAEYQRFFWATSKEPLTYYDMNLSAQDHQTFFTCEGDARKEEYEIMQTAWRERNPMQRIKSAHNALEINAECAPAYILLAEEEAMTIVEAEKILKTALKVAEINYRKSQATQHQGAIADGVHRRDTNVLIYIKRRLAMCARKLGKLKEAAKMFRDLTKEIPSIMSVLNIHENLIETLLEMQAYADCHAILAKYDDISLPKSATICYTAALLKARAVADKFSPDIASKRGLSPAEMSAVEAIHRAVEFNPHVPKYLLETKPLILPPEHILKRGDSEALAYAFFHLKHWKQVEGALNLLHCTWEGTFRMLPYPLERGHLFYPYPTCTECADRELLPAFHEVSVYPKKELPFFILFTAGLCSFTALLALLTHQYPEPMGLLAQTVLTWILYPIQLLKERIEAFWPCNLLQQLSRV; encoded by the exons ATGTGGGACTCGTCAATGTTTCTGAGCACATTGACGCCAAAGTTTTATGTAGCGCTCACAGGCACCTCGAGCTTAATATCGGGCCTCATACTGATTTTCGAATGGTGGTATTTTCGCAAATACGGCACCTCATTTATTG AACAAGTATCGATCAATCACATTAGCCCCTGGATCAATGGAAACGATGCACAATCAGAcaatggcagcggcagcagcaccagcagcggctccagcagcagcagcagtggcggTGGGaacggcggcggtggcgggaACGGAGCAGGCGGAGGCGGCAATTCGACCACCTCAACCGGAACACCCGAATGCAAGGTATGGCGCAATCCGTTGAATCTGTTTCGTGGCGCCGAATACCAGCGCTTCTTCTGGGCAACCAGCAAAGAGCCGCTCACCTATTACGATATGAACCTGAGCGCCCAGGACCATCAGACGTTCTTCACCTGCGAGGGTGATGCACGCAAGGAGGAGTATGAAATAATGCAGACAGCGTGGCGTGAACGCAATCCCATGCAACGCATCAAATCCGCACACAATGCGCTCGAGATCAATGCCGAATGCGCACCGGCATATATACTGCTCGCCGAGGAGGAGGCCATGACCATAGTGGAGGCCGAGAAAATACTCAAGACGGCACTGAAGGTGGCCGAAATTAATTATCGCAAATCGCAGGCAACACAGCACCAGGGCGCCATAGCCGACGGGGTGCACCGGCGCGACACAAATGTCCTGATCTACATTAAACGCCGCCTGGCCATGTGCGCCCGAAAGCTGGGCAAGCTCAAGGAGGCGGCCAAAATGTTTCGCGATCTCACCAAGGAAATACCCTCGATAATGAGCGTGCTTAACATACACGAGAATCTCATCGAGACACTGCTGGAGATGCAGGCCTACGCCGATTGCCATGCAATACTGGCCAAATACGATGACATCTCGCTGCCGAAATCGGCGACCATTTGTTATACGGCCGCGCTGCTCAAGGCACGCGCCGTCGCTGACAAATTCTCGCCGGACATTGCATCGAAGCGTGGCCTAAGTCCGGCCGAGATGAGCGCCGTTGAGGCCATACATCGGGCTGTTGAATTCAATCCGCATGTGCCCAAGTATTTGCTGGAAACAAAGCCCTTAATTCTGCCGCCAGAGCATATACTGAAGCGTGGCGATTCCGAGGCCTTGGCCTATGCATTCTTCCATCTAAAGCACTGGAAACAGGTCGAGGGTGCACTGAATCTATTGCACTGCACTTGGGAGGGCACATTCCGTATGCTGCCATATCCGTTAGAGCGCGGACATCTCTTCTATCCATATCCGACGTGCACCGAGTGCGCCGATCGTGAACTTCTGCCGGCCTTTCATGAGGTATCCGTCTATCCGAAAAAGGAGTTGCCCTTCTTTATACTCTTCACGGCGGGCCTGTGCTCCTTCACCGCCCTATTGGCCCTGCTCACGCATCAATATCCGGAGCCCATGGGCCTGCTGGCACAGACCGTACTTACCTGGATATTGTATCCGATACAGTTGCTCAAGGAGCGCATCGAGGCATTCTGGCCGTGCAATTTGCTGCAGCAATTGTCGCGTGTCTAA
- the HIPP1 gene encoding nucleolar and coiled-body phosphoprotein 1 isoform X1, translated as MAEVGVIELDAQQKPKAAASETNSIEAEEAEKAVASEPKHEEKKISSDDSLAHEPKIEKLDELCSLEQEIAKMHNIQHGTESGQEEEETTPLLNAPAGSTAENGNGSSNDALIMDELTTTKRCTPVNKAHVKEEPVTAAALEEADLIALLKGTDQEQEHSVQPAASEQKSNIELTLAKLDNVGVTIEGEGQYEIMEIDDGDNVSGPSPELTATVNSSPTAPKTGLKFTGKSKLSPEQARAVALEQMANLTAQKSRRKDPAAATAKQQQQQPLDIISSLNDDWNEYDSGSDTASNSKAIHATKKPFIKKPKPVIEAPLMVGSVKVMLKSVSQKPVEKPKPAAEQPSSNSETTGFKRTRIIKRKIIWDPDVPETQKSFAQYASAKPNATAAAKATTSVPAPQATIAATAATTTTTITTITKTSNAETAPKKPRPSTPKETPKAAVKRSATPAKLTESNAMTSPPKRRSQTPNVPNGAGSLTKKKKVSEIDRLMGDEGAANMMQAVEREQRELSGGEAANKPLMRKRALTITGRLQKAAVANAVEVAAAPTKKESPPKAGKRATTNSAAAVDAVFTKGTKPRASDSWDYVYKQRASEESMIMRRRSNSSYSSNASVNRLSLDNKPGTVANLSDDASDASAMDPSFIFLKPENKANQRSDGSAPQTLANDFKRGGLQLKEVKVANMELVTLHKLEKVAQLVINTQLSKTGYTYKLQLLQKLTEMLNKLAKSNDCNTVLLSVQGQQFCQGIDCQELVAATPEKRKSGATQLALVLKTYLRTLATFPKPLVAGIVGNLKNLGVMQLPLFDYVLAADDCCFETNYAKLGQLPEGYAFWLKHQKVSTQLQTRLFLLGERLHASDVVDSPSSFIDKLCKSRTVNDEALAVAKLISSTTADHYRALKKLNQTGNTASLQRLEAEFKIITDQWSSANFQASYKRYVNDVEF; from the exons ATGGCCGAAGTTGGTGTAATAGAATTAGATGCACAGCAAAAGCCCAAAGCGGCAGCATCGGAAACAAACAGCATcgaagcagaagaagcagaaaaagCGGTCGCATCAGAACCCAAACATgaggaaaagaaaatatccAGCGACGATTCACTGGCCCACGAGCCTAAAATCGAAAAGCTCGATGAGCTGTGCTCATTGGAGCAGGAAATAGCTAAAATGCATAACATACAGCATGGCACAGAGTCTGGCCAAGAGGAAGAGGAGACGACACCGCTGCTAAACGCCCCGGCTGGCAGCACAGCCGAAAACGGCAATGGGAGCAGCAATGATGCACTGATCATGGACGAGCTAACAACCACAAAGCGTTGCACTCCGGTCAACAAGGCGCATGTCAAGGAAGAGCCGGTAACAGCAGCCGCATTGGAAGAAGCCGATCTGATAGCACTGCTCAAGGGCACCGATCAGGAACAGGAGCACTCAGTTCAGCCAGCGGCAAGTGAACAAAAGTCCAACATTGAGCTGACACTAGCCAAGCTGGACAATGTGGGCGTCACAATTGAGGGTGAGGGGCAATACGAGATCATGGAAATCGATGACGGTGACAATGTGAGCGGGCCCAGTCCAGAACTGACGGCAACAGTTAACAGTAGTCCGACTGCCCCAAAGACTGGCTTAAAGTTTACTGGCAAATCGAAGCTGTCGCCGGAGCAGGCACGTGCCGTGGCACTCGAGCAAATGGCTAATCTGACGGCACAGAAATCGCGGCGCAAAGACccagcggcagcgacggctaagcagcaacagcaacaaccgcTGGACATTATCAGCTCGCTGAACGATGACTGGAACGAGTACGACAGCGGCAGTGACACTGCCTCCAATTCCAAAGCAATACACGCCACAAAGAAGCCGTTCATCAAGAAGCCGAAGCCAGTCATCGAGGCGCCGCTGATGGTGGGCAGCGTTAAGGTAATGCTGAAATCCGTCAGCCAAAAACCAGTGGAGAAGCCCAAACCTGCTGCTGAGCAGCCCAGCAGCAATTCGGAAACCACTG GTTTCAAGCGTACGCGCATTATAAAGCGCAAAATTATTTGGGATCCAGATGTGCCTGAAACGCAAAAGTCCTTTGCGCAATATGCAAGTGCGAAGCCCAACGCGACCGCagctgcaaaagcaacaacaagcgtACCAGCTCCGCAAGCAACAAtcgcagccacagcagcaacaactacaacaacaataacaacaataacaaagacAAGCAACGCGGAAACAGCGCCCAAAAAGCCTCGACCATCTACACCCAAAGAGACACCGAAGGCGGCTGTCAAACGCTCCGCAACACCAGCAAAACTTACAGAATCGAATGCGATGACATCGCCGCCCAAGCGTCGCTCTCAGACACCGAATGTGCCAAATGGTGCCGGCAGCTTGACCAAAAAGAAGAAGGTCAGCGAAATTGATCGCCTGATGGGTGACGAGGGTGCCGCCAATATGATGCAAGCTGTCGAGCGTGAACAGCGAGAGTTGAGCGGCGGCGAGGCAGCCAATAAGCCGCTGATGCGCAAGCGGGCACTCACCATAACAGGAAGG CTACAGAAAGCAGCGGTAGCCAATGCAGTTGAGGTTGCAGCAGCGCCCACGAAAAAAGAGAGCCCACCCAAAGCCGGCAAGCGTGCGACAACAAACAGTGCAGCTGCCGTGGATGCTGTGTTCACCAAGGGCACGAAGCCGCGTGCATCTGATTCCTGGGATTATGTTTACAAGCAACGGGCCAGCGAGGAGTCTATGATTATGCGTCGACGCTCCAATAGCTCGTACTCCAGTAACGCGTCTGTCAACCGACTGTCGCTGGACAATAAGCCCGGCACAGTGGCCAATCTGTCGGATGATGCCTCAGATGCGTCTGCGATGGATCCGTCGTTTATATTCTTGAAACCTGAAAACAAAGCCAACCAAAGAAGCGATGGCAGTGCACCGCAAACGCTGGCCAATGATTTTAAACGTGGCGGACTGCAGCTCAAAGAGGTAAAGGTAGCCAATATGGAGCTGGTGACGCTGCACAAGCTGGAGAAGGTTGCGCAATTAGTTATCAACACGCAGCTCTCGAAAACGGGCTACACATAcaaattgcagttgttgcaaaAACTCACCGAAATGCTAAACAAATTGGCCAAAAGCAACGATTGCAACACGGTGCTACTGAGCGTGCAGGGACAACAATTCTGTCAGGGCATCGATTGCCAGGAGCTGGTGGCAGCCACGCCGGAGAAGCGCAAAAGTGGCGCCACGCAATTGGCCTTAGTTTTAAA AACATATCTACGCACCTTGGCTACATTCCCCAAGCCCCTGGTGGCTGGCATTGTGGGAAACCTGAAGAATCTGGGCGTTATGCAGTTGCCATTGTTTGACTACGTGCTGGCCGCCGATGATTGCTGCTTTGAGACGAATTACGCCAAGCTTGGCCAGTTGCCGGAGGGCTATGCCTTTTGGCTCAAACACCAGAAGGTCTCCACCCAACTG CAAACgcgtttgtttttgctggGCGAGCGTCTGCACGCATCCGATGTGGTCGATTCACCCAGCAGCTTCATCGACAAGCTGTGCAAGTCGCGCACTGTCAACGATGAGGCTCTGGCGGTTGCCAAACTTATTTCCAGCACCACAGCCGAT CATTATCGAGCACTCAAGAAGCTAAATCAAACGGGCAACACGGCGTCACTGCAGCGCCTGGAGGCTGAGTTTAAGATTATAACCGATCAGTGGTCATCGGCCAATTTTCAGGCCAGCTACAAACGTTATGTTAACGATGTGGAATTTTAA
- the HIPP1 gene encoding nucleolar and coiled-body phosphoprotein 1 isoform X2, with the protein MAEVGVIELDAQQKPKAAASETNSIEAEEAEKAVASEPKHEEKKISSDDSLAHEPKIEKLDELCSLEQEIAKMHNIQHGTESGQEEEETTPLLNAPAGSTAENGNGSSNDALIMDELTTTKRCTPVNKAHVKEEPVTAAALEEADLIALLKGTDQEQEHSVQPAASEQKSNIELTLAKLDNVGVTIEGEGQYEIMEIDDGDNVSGPSPELTATVNSSPTAPKTGLKFTGKSKLSPEQARAVALEQMANLTAQKSRRKDPAAATAKQQQQQPLDIISSLNDDWNEYDSGSDTASNSKAIHATKKPFIKKPKPVIEAPLMVGSVKVMLKSVSQKPVEKPKPAAEQPSSNSETTGFKRTRIIKRKIIWDPDVPETQKSFAQYASAKPNATAAAKATTSVPAPQATIAATAATTTTTITTITKTSNAETAPKKPRPSTPKETPKAAVKRSATPAKLTESNAMTSPPKRRSQTPNVPNGAGSLTKKKKVSEIDRLMGDEGAANMMQAVEREQRELSGGEAANKPLMRKRALTITGRKAAVANAVEVAAAPTKKESPPKAGKRATTNSAAAVDAVFTKGTKPRASDSWDYVYKQRASEESMIMRRRSNSSYSSNASVNRLSLDNKPGTVANLSDDASDASAMDPSFIFLKPENKANQRSDGSAPQTLANDFKRGGLQLKEVKVANMELVTLHKLEKVAQLVINTQLSKTGYTYKLQLLQKLTEMLNKLAKSNDCNTVLLSVQGQQFCQGIDCQELVAATPEKRKSGATQLALVLKTYLRTLATFPKPLVAGIVGNLKNLGVMQLPLFDYVLAADDCCFETNYAKLGQLPEGYAFWLKHQKVSTQLQTRLFLLGERLHASDVVDSPSSFIDKLCKSRTVNDEALAVAKLISSTTADHYRALKKLNQTGNTASLQRLEAEFKIITDQWSSANFQASYKRYVNDVEF; encoded by the exons ATGGCCGAAGTTGGTGTAATAGAATTAGATGCACAGCAAAAGCCCAAAGCGGCAGCATCGGAAACAAACAGCATcgaagcagaagaagcagaaaaagCGGTCGCATCAGAACCCAAACATgaggaaaagaaaatatccAGCGACGATTCACTGGCCCACGAGCCTAAAATCGAAAAGCTCGATGAGCTGTGCTCATTGGAGCAGGAAATAGCTAAAATGCATAACATACAGCATGGCACAGAGTCTGGCCAAGAGGAAGAGGAGACGACACCGCTGCTAAACGCCCCGGCTGGCAGCACAGCCGAAAACGGCAATGGGAGCAGCAATGATGCACTGATCATGGACGAGCTAACAACCACAAAGCGTTGCACTCCGGTCAACAAGGCGCATGTCAAGGAAGAGCCGGTAACAGCAGCCGCATTGGAAGAAGCCGATCTGATAGCACTGCTCAAGGGCACCGATCAGGAACAGGAGCACTCAGTTCAGCCAGCGGCAAGTGAACAAAAGTCCAACATTGAGCTGACACTAGCCAAGCTGGACAATGTGGGCGTCACAATTGAGGGTGAGGGGCAATACGAGATCATGGAAATCGATGACGGTGACAATGTGAGCGGGCCCAGTCCAGAACTGACGGCAACAGTTAACAGTAGTCCGACTGCCCCAAAGACTGGCTTAAAGTTTACTGGCAAATCGAAGCTGTCGCCGGAGCAGGCACGTGCCGTGGCACTCGAGCAAATGGCTAATCTGACGGCACAGAAATCGCGGCGCAAAGACccagcggcagcgacggctaagcagcaacagcaacaaccgcTGGACATTATCAGCTCGCTGAACGATGACTGGAACGAGTACGACAGCGGCAGTGACACTGCCTCCAATTCCAAAGCAATACACGCCACAAAGAAGCCGTTCATCAAGAAGCCGAAGCCAGTCATCGAGGCGCCGCTGATGGTGGGCAGCGTTAAGGTAATGCTGAAATCCGTCAGCCAAAAACCAGTGGAGAAGCCCAAACCTGCTGCTGAGCAGCCCAGCAGCAATTCGGAAACCACTG GTTTCAAGCGTACGCGCATTATAAAGCGCAAAATTATTTGGGATCCAGATGTGCCTGAAACGCAAAAGTCCTTTGCGCAATATGCAAGTGCGAAGCCCAACGCGACCGCagctgcaaaagcaacaacaagcgtACCAGCTCCGCAAGCAACAAtcgcagccacagcagcaacaactacaacaacaataacaacaataacaaagacAAGCAACGCGGAAACAGCGCCCAAAAAGCCTCGACCATCTACACCCAAAGAGACACCGAAGGCGGCTGTCAAACGCTCCGCAACACCAGCAAAACTTACAGAATCGAATGCGATGACATCGCCGCCCAAGCGTCGCTCTCAGACACCGAATGTGCCAAATGGTGCCGGCAGCTTGACCAAAAAGAAGAAGGTCAGCGAAATTGATCGCCTGATGGGTGACGAGGGTGCCGCCAATATGATGCAAGCTGTCGAGCGTGAACAGCGAGAGTTGAGCGGCGGCGAGGCAGCCAATAAGCCGCTGATGCGCAAGCGGGCACTCACCATAACAGGAAGG AAAGCAGCGGTAGCCAATGCAGTTGAGGTTGCAGCAGCGCCCACGAAAAAAGAGAGCCCACCCAAAGCCGGCAAGCGTGCGACAACAAACAGTGCAGCTGCCGTGGATGCTGTGTTCACCAAGGGCACGAAGCCGCGTGCATCTGATTCCTGGGATTATGTTTACAAGCAACGGGCCAGCGAGGAGTCTATGATTATGCGTCGACGCTCCAATAGCTCGTACTCCAGTAACGCGTCTGTCAACCGACTGTCGCTGGACAATAAGCCCGGCACAGTGGCCAATCTGTCGGATGATGCCTCAGATGCGTCTGCGATGGATCCGTCGTTTATATTCTTGAAACCTGAAAACAAAGCCAACCAAAGAAGCGATGGCAGTGCACCGCAAACGCTGGCCAATGATTTTAAACGTGGCGGACTGCAGCTCAAAGAGGTAAAGGTAGCCAATATGGAGCTGGTGACGCTGCACAAGCTGGAGAAGGTTGCGCAATTAGTTATCAACACGCAGCTCTCGAAAACGGGCTACACATAcaaattgcagttgttgcaaaAACTCACCGAAATGCTAAACAAATTGGCCAAAAGCAACGATTGCAACACGGTGCTACTGAGCGTGCAGGGACAACAATTCTGTCAGGGCATCGATTGCCAGGAGCTGGTGGCAGCCACGCCGGAGAAGCGCAAAAGTGGCGCCACGCAATTGGCCTTAGTTTTAAA AACATATCTACGCACCTTGGCTACATTCCCCAAGCCCCTGGTGGCTGGCATTGTGGGAAACCTGAAGAATCTGGGCGTTATGCAGTTGCCATTGTTTGACTACGTGCTGGCCGCCGATGATTGCTGCTTTGAGACGAATTACGCCAAGCTTGGCCAGTTGCCGGAGGGCTATGCCTTTTGGCTCAAACACCAGAAGGTCTCCACCCAACTG CAAACgcgtttgtttttgctggGCGAGCGTCTGCACGCATCCGATGTGGTCGATTCACCCAGCAGCTTCATCGACAAGCTGTGCAAGTCGCGCACTGTCAACGATGAGGCTCTGGCGGTTGCCAAACTTATTTCCAGCACCACAGCCGAT CATTATCGAGCACTCAAGAAGCTAAATCAAACGGGCAACACGGCGTCACTGCAGCGCCTGGAGGCTGAGTTTAAGATTATAACCGATCAGTGGTCATCGGCCAATTTTCAGGCCAGCTACAAACGTTATGTTAACGATGTGGAATTTTAA